From the Pomacea canaliculata isolate SZHN2017 linkage group LG14, ASM307304v1, whole genome shotgun sequence genome, one window contains:
- the LOC112555780 gene encoding monocarboxylate transporter 2-like isoform X1: MGVGGAGAVLPWHDHLRHLRLLHGILQAEILEAIEPDIQKTAWVGATHLCIISLSGPFASVMRDYIGSRRTILVASLVICIGMVGASFSRTVAHLILTYGLITGVGMGMALNPIFVSSGYYFVRYRGIASGVVAAGSSTGMFVGGPIIRSLLDSYGLGGTYLIMGAIGLQLAVVGMVMRPSSMELKREEGGRMVLEKNWKMDSIMLASASTLPSVGGLGNVLGASTFNILRDKDAQSETQKSQLLYGIPEDKVVNYHVPEVNVTSGDVTDTHSRLDWHFQSRQRLYSQCSYVSSIENVSTRGRLYSSYILRDIGRPLSRSSLSIRTDDRPPEGATCCQFNCSCLDAFRILKNPAFLLYMFSCFMWYFGEAAVFTYLPSYAISEGTPPIQAALLMTVMGAGSIVSRLITGFVAGDSSVGPELMHIGLLGLCGALTVTLPLYASSTSGQFVYSGLFGLYAGGLVSSINIIIIQLIGVDNIALGFGFISFGLGVGCLAGPVLAGVIVGTTGNYGHVYFFCGTLLLVGCLAGCPIVMFKPRPPDHDTLGYFRKRGSIRSGSQVVSDDGVRSLA, encoded by the exons ATGGGCGtgggtggtgctggtgctgtcCTACCTTGGCATGACCATCTACGGCACCTTCGCCTTCTCCACGGCATCTTGCAAGCGGAAATCCTGGAGGCGATCGAGCCTGACATCCAGAAGACGGCGTGGGTGGGAGCCACTCACCTGTGTATCATCAGCTTGTCAG GACCATTCGCCAGTGTCATGAGGGACTACATCGGAAGCAGGCGGACTATTCTCGTTGCCAGCCTCGTCATCTGCATCGGAATGGTCGGAGCGTCCTTCTCCAGAACTGTGGCTCACCTCATTCTTACCTACGGCTTAATCACAG GTGTGGGGATGGGCATGGCCCTCAACCCCATCTTCGTCAGCTCCGGCTACTACTTCGTGCGTTATCGGGGCATTGCATCCGGGGTTGTGGCTGCTGGCTCTAGCACTGGCATGTTTGTTG GTGGTCCCATCATCCGATCCTTGCTGGACAGCTATGGGCTGGGCGGCACGTACCTGATCATGGGTGCAATAGGTCTGCAGCTGGCCGTGGTGGGGATGGTGATGAGGCCATCATCCATGGAGCTGAAGCGGGAGGAGGGTGGGCGGATGGTTCTGGAGAAGAACTGGAAGATGGACTCCATCATGCTAGCCAGCGCCTCCACTCTGCCCAGCGTGGGAGGACTGGGGAACGTGCTGGGCGCCTCCACCTTCAACATCCTGCGCGACAAGGATGCGCAGAGCGAGACGCAGAAGTCGCAG TTGCTGTACGGTATTCCTGAAGACAAAGTCGTCAACTATCACGTACCGGAAGTGAATGTGACGTCAGGTGACGTGACGGACACTCACTCGCGGCTGGACTGGCACTTTCAGTCCCGTCAACGGCTGTACAGCCAGTGCTCCTACGTCAGCAGCATAGAGAACGTGTCCACCAGGGGGCGACTCTACAGCTCCTACATCCTCCGTGACATCGGCCGCCCTCTGTCCCGCAGCTCCCTCAGCATCCGCACTGACGACAGGCCACCAGAGGGCGCCACCTGCTGCCAG TTTAATTGCAGCTGTCTAGACGCGTTCCGAATCCTCAAGAATCCGGCATTTCTTCTCTATATGTTCTCCTGCTTCATGTGGTACTTCGGGGAAGCAGCAGTCTTCACTTACCTCCCTTCCTACGCCATTAGTGAGGGGACGCCACCTATCCAGGCGGCGCTGCTCATGACGGTCATGGGCGCCGGGAGCATCGTCTCGCGCCTCATCACTGGCTTCGTAGCTGGCGACTCCAGTGTGG GTCCCGAACTCATGCACATTGGGTTGTTGGGCCTGTGTGGAGCGCTGACAGTCACTCTACCTCTCTACGCCTCCTCCACCAGCGGCCAGTTCGTCTACTCTGGACTCTTCGGCTTGTACGCCGGAGGTCTGGTGTCgtccatcaacatcatcattatccagCTCATCGGCGTCGATAACATCGCGCTTGGCTTCGGGTTCATCAGTTTCGGTTTGGGAGTGGGCTGCCTGGCTGGCCCCGTCTTAGCAG GTGTGATCGTTGGGACTACTGGCAACTACGgacatgtttatttcttttgcg GGACCCTGCTGCTGGTGGGCTGCCTGGCCGGCTGCCCAATCGTCATGTTCAAGCCACGCCCACCTGACCATGACACTCTCGGGTACTTCCGGAAGAGGGGGTCCATTCGCTCCGGTTCTCAAGTTGTTAGCGATGATGGGGTCCGCTCTTTGGCCTAA
- the LOC112555791 gene encoding uncharacterized protein LOC112555791, whose amino-acid sequence MPVKEFNDNYINVGDDFVWGERQRSLDGGKEDVDIADDYSEDEYAVSIVLPSSDLVREHKETRERNGHHQPHPRVEPSPLVTKRQVSHTLAKLLLVGVVLLDLLQLSRLVYEVVMVTKETTREEGGSPRGLEDSPFCLPCHELYFNDFEVEENKFGLVVLPGRRDEPRVCCTSQYDNLNLMSLVYTRVRYSRDRARGVSVREKYSDDDRGQVFVGEFFSARDQPLNSPREEFTVPLQPEYPEESVSGASLVVSNNTVAIQQRGHYYIYSHVPFKFFNQSVRLTQFVRRVRNGGEDLLLENSVFPCDVGHKSCLNSFASGMFLLEKGDAVYLKISDKNSLDEAEPIRFGVHYV is encoded by the exons ATGCCTGTCAAAGAATTCAACGACAACTACATCAACGTCGGCGACGATTTCGTCTGGGGCGAGAGGCAGCGGAGTCTCGATGGCGGCAAGGAGGATGTCGACATCGCCGATGATTATTCCGAGGATGAGTACGCGGTGTCCATCGTCCTGCCTTCGAGCGACTTGGTGAGAGAACACAAGGAGACGAGAGAGAGGAATGGACATCACCAGCCCCACCCGAGAGTCGAACCTTCGCCCCTCGTCACCAAGCGTCAGGTCAGCCACACCTTGGCGAAGTTGTTGCTGGTGGGTGTAGTTCTGCTCGACCTGCTGCAGCTGTCACGGCTGGTGTATGAGGTCGTCATGGTTACCAAAGAAACAACTCGAGAGGAGGGAGGAAGCCCGAGGGGGTTAGAGGACTCACCGTTCTGCCTGCCGTGTCACGAGTTGTATTTCAACGACTTCGAGGTGGAGGAGAACAAGTTTGGGTTGGTTGTCCTGCCAGGGAGGAGGGATGAGCCGAGGGTGTGCTGCACATCTCAGTACGACAATCTAAACCTGATGAGTTTAGTG tacaCGAGAGTTCGCTACAGCCGAGACAGGGCCCGGGGTgtctctgtgagagagaaatattcTGACGACGATAGAGGACAGGTCTTCGTTGGGGAATTCTTTTCTGCAAGAGACCAACCTTTGAACA GCCCCAGGGAAGAATTTACTGTCCCACTTCAGCCTGAATATCCTGAAGAATCCGTTTCTGGAGCCAGTCTCGTCGTCTCCAACAACACAGTGGCAATACAACAGAGGGGCCACTACTACATCTATTCCCATGTTCCTTTTAAATTCTTCAACCAGTCTGTTCGCTTGACACAGTTTGTTCGTCGAGTTCGAAACGGTGGTGAAGACCTGCTGCTTGAGAATTCAGTTTTCCCGTGTGATGTAGGACATAAAAGTTGTCTCAATAGTTTCGCATCCGGGATGTTTCTGCTCGAAAAAGGCGATGCTGTCTATTTGAAAATATCAGACAAGAACTCCCTAGACGAGGCAGAACCAATCAGATTCGGTGTTCACTATGTTTAA
- the LOC112555780 gene encoding monocarboxylate transporter 2-like isoform X2, giving the protein MRDYIGSRRTILVASLVICIGMVGASFSRTVAHLILTYGLITGVGMGMALNPIFVSSGYYFVRYRGIASGVVAAGSSTGMFVGGPIIRSLLDSYGLGGTYLIMGAIGLQLAVVGMVMRPSSMELKREEGGRMVLEKNWKMDSIMLASASTLPSVGGLGNVLGASTFNILRDKDAQSETQKSQLLYGIPEDKVVNYHVPEVNVTSGDVTDTHSRLDWHFQSRQRLYSQCSYVSSIENVSTRGRLYSSYILRDIGRPLSRSSLSIRTDDRPPEGATCCQFNCSCLDAFRILKNPAFLLYMFSCFMWYFGEAAVFTYLPSYAISEGTPPIQAALLMTVMGAGSIVSRLITGFVAGDSSVGPELMHIGLLGLCGALTVTLPLYASSTSGQFVYSGLFGLYAGGLVSSINIIIIQLIGVDNIALGFGFISFGLGVGCLAGPVLAGVIVGTTGNYGHVYFFCGTLLLVGCLAGCPIVMFKPRPPDHDTLGYFRKRGSIRSGSQVVSDDGVRSLA; this is encoded by the exons ATGAGGGACTACATCGGAAGCAGGCGGACTATTCTCGTTGCCAGCCTCGTCATCTGCATCGGAATGGTCGGAGCGTCCTTCTCCAGAACTGTGGCTCACCTCATTCTTACCTACGGCTTAATCACAG GTGTGGGGATGGGCATGGCCCTCAACCCCATCTTCGTCAGCTCCGGCTACTACTTCGTGCGTTATCGGGGCATTGCATCCGGGGTTGTGGCTGCTGGCTCTAGCACTGGCATGTTTGTTG GTGGTCCCATCATCCGATCCTTGCTGGACAGCTATGGGCTGGGCGGCACGTACCTGATCATGGGTGCAATAGGTCTGCAGCTGGCCGTGGTGGGGATGGTGATGAGGCCATCATCCATGGAGCTGAAGCGGGAGGAGGGTGGGCGGATGGTTCTGGAGAAGAACTGGAAGATGGACTCCATCATGCTAGCCAGCGCCTCCACTCTGCCCAGCGTGGGAGGACTGGGGAACGTGCTGGGCGCCTCCACCTTCAACATCCTGCGCGACAAGGATGCGCAGAGCGAGACGCAGAAGTCGCAG TTGCTGTACGGTATTCCTGAAGACAAAGTCGTCAACTATCACGTACCGGAAGTGAATGTGACGTCAGGTGACGTGACGGACACTCACTCGCGGCTGGACTGGCACTTTCAGTCCCGTCAACGGCTGTACAGCCAGTGCTCCTACGTCAGCAGCATAGAGAACGTGTCCACCAGGGGGCGACTCTACAGCTCCTACATCCTCCGTGACATCGGCCGCCCTCTGTCCCGCAGCTCCCTCAGCATCCGCACTGACGACAGGCCACCAGAGGGCGCCACCTGCTGCCAG TTTAATTGCAGCTGTCTAGACGCGTTCCGAATCCTCAAGAATCCGGCATTTCTTCTCTATATGTTCTCCTGCTTCATGTGGTACTTCGGGGAAGCAGCAGTCTTCACTTACCTCCCTTCCTACGCCATTAGTGAGGGGACGCCACCTATCCAGGCGGCGCTGCTCATGACGGTCATGGGCGCCGGGAGCATCGTCTCGCGCCTCATCACTGGCTTCGTAGCTGGCGACTCCAGTGTGG GTCCCGAACTCATGCACATTGGGTTGTTGGGCCTGTGTGGAGCGCTGACAGTCACTCTACCTCTCTACGCCTCCTCCACCAGCGGCCAGTTCGTCTACTCTGGACTCTTCGGCTTGTACGCCGGAGGTCTGGTGTCgtccatcaacatcatcattatccagCTCATCGGCGTCGATAACATCGCGCTTGGCTTCGGGTTCATCAGTTTCGGTTTGGGAGTGGGCTGCCTGGCTGGCCCCGTCTTAGCAG GTGTGATCGTTGGGACTACTGGCAACTACGgacatgtttatttcttttgcg GGACCCTGCTGCTGGTGGGCTGCCTGGCCGGCTGCCCAATCGTCATGTTCAAGCCACGCCCACCTGACCATGACACTCTCGGGTACTTCCGGAAGAGGGGGTCCATTCGCTCCGGTTCTCAAGTTGTTAGCGATGATGGGGTCCGCTCTTTGGCCTAA